The Chryseobacterium indicum genome contains a region encoding:
- a CDS encoding OsmC family protein: MRRNATAVWNGTIKEGKGHLTTQSTTLNQTQYSFNSRFEDGVGTNPEELLAAAHAGCFTMKLSAELSQAGYTPEELTTKSVITLDPSAGKITKSELTLTAKVPGISEEEFQKYAKIAEEGCPVSAAFNFEITLEATLAN, encoded by the coding sequence ATGAGACGTAACGCAACAGCCGTTTGGAACGGAACCATTAAAGAAGGAAAAGGACATCTTACCACACAAAGCACCACTTTAAACCAGACTCAGTATTCATTTAACAGCCGATTTGAAGACGGTGTAGGAACAAATCCTGAAGAATTATTAGCAGCGGCTCACGCAGGATGTTTCACCATGAAATTAAGCGCAGAACTTTCTCAGGCAGGCTATACTCCGGAAGAATTAACGACAAAATCTGTTATTACTTTGGATCCGAGCGCAGGAAAAATTACAAAATCTGAATTGACATTAACAGCTAAAGTTCCCGGAATTTCAGAAGAAGAGTTCCAGAAATATGCAAAAATTGCGGAAGAAGGCTGTCCGGTAAGTGCAGCATTCAACTTCGAAATTACTTTGGAAGCGACTTTGGCTAACTAA
- a CDS encoding helix-turn-helix domain-containing protein has product MSQTLIFKDQYKKLGFETFSKNNLHDFKDNKYKSEIKIFYIPAGYDLSVDFRHYKTESPALFFLTNQHLQIEKGSDESHLIYYNRDFYCIQIHDKEVACDGLLFHNVFEIPFVELDAEENSVIENLFQNIRNELDWKDSSAEEMIRTYVKQIIIRATRKWKKQNLNNDEIKIPAHELDIFRDFSRLLELHFREKHNVADYAELLHISPKTLTHKFKNLNLESPNQFIIGRILLEAKRLLFYTDKPVKEIAYDLGYEDPAYFNRLFTQKIGSTPANFKKNYNSGKKYNS; this is encoded by the coding sequence ATGTCGCAAACACTTATCTTTAAAGACCAGTACAAGAAACTGGGATTCGAAACTTTTTCCAAAAACAATCTGCACGATTTTAAAGACAACAAGTACAAATCTGAAATTAAAATTTTCTATATTCCTGCAGGATACGACCTGTCTGTAGATTTCAGACATTATAAAACAGAAAGTCCTGCCTTATTTTTTCTGACGAATCAGCATCTGCAAATTGAAAAAGGAAGCGACGAATCGCATCTGATCTATTATAACCGCGATTTTTACTGTATTCAGATTCATGATAAGGAAGTAGCCTGCGACGGACTGCTTTTTCATAATGTGTTTGAAATTCCTTTTGTTGAACTGGATGCCGAAGAAAATTCTGTAATTGAAAATCTTTTCCAAAACATCAGAAACGAACTGGATTGGAAAGATTCTTCCGCAGAAGAAATGATCCGAACCTACGTTAAACAAATCATCATCCGCGCCACCAGAAAATGGAAAAAGCAGAATCTCAATAATGATGAAATAAAAATTCCGGCACACGAACTGGATATCTTTCGGGATTTCAGCCGTTTGCTTGAACTTCATTTCCGGGAAAAACATAATGTGGCTGATTATGCAGAACTGCTTCATATTTCTCCAAAGACACTCACGCATAAATTCAAAAATCTGAATCTGGAATCTCCTAACCAGTTTATCATCGGCAGAATTTTACTGGAAGCCAAAAGACTTTTATTTTATACCGATAAACCGGTGAAAGAAATCGCTTACGATCTCGGCTACGAAGATCCGGCTTATTTCAACCGTCTTTTCACGCAAAAAATCGGAAGTACCCCTGCAAATTTCAAAAAAAATTACAATTCGGGAAAAAAGTACAATAGTTAG